The Bacteroidales bacterium DNA segment AAGTTACTACCAAAGATTGCCGGGATCATTCGGGAGAAGGAACGAATCTTTTTTTCCCGGCTGAAAAAGACAGAGGCACTTTTACTCCTGTTCAAAACTCAGCTCAGTACAAAATTGGGAATACATGGAGGGTAAAAACTATAAAAAACGGCACTATTACAGTTGAATACCGCCTGAAGAGAGGAGATGAAGCTTTCCGGGAATCTCTGAATGTTGAACTTGCTTGCCGGGGCAATAAGAAAATCAGCAACGACTTTTTTTTCCCTGCCAAGACACTTCGTGTTGAAATTGTACCGGAAAAGACTTTTGCGGCTCCTGGTGAAAAAATCCGTGTATTTGTCAGACTCTATAAAATTGACGATAAAGGCATGAAGGAACCTGTAAAAGGCAGAACACTAAATTTACAAATATCTGGTATTGCGGATGGAAATATTCGCCCTTCATCGCAGGTAACAACAAATGAGAAGGGAGAAGGTATACTTGAATATACTGCGGGGCAGAACGACAAAAAAGTCCATATTGAAGCTTCCTACAAACCGGATGATTTTGAAACCACTTTCCGGGGTTCAGCTGATATTGGCAAAACCATCTATAAGGTCACTGTTGATCTTGATCTTGCCTCATCGTTTGTTCCCGACGGAAGCATGTCCATTGCAAAACTGCAATTGCATGCCGATTTTAAACGCGTTGTCATCGAACCGGGAACCAGGGAACCATTAACCTCAATGCGGGGTGATATTGATGCCGATGAGGGAGTGGGCAGGTTCCTGGCTTTTGAACTGAACGAAGTATGGACAGAAGGAGATAACATTGAAAAGCCTAAATTTATCAGAAGGCCGCCGGAATCCTTTGGAGCTACTCTGACCCTTGCTCTTGGCCCTGATGAATTGAATGAAATCCTTCAGCAAGAACAGAAAAACAGCTCATCGCCGCCCCAAAAGATGAAATTGTCTTTTTTCACTGATATGGATCTTCAGGAAATCGAATGGGGTTGCTCAACCGGCAGTGCGGCAGCAGGATTTTATGAATTTCAGGTGAAATTCGATGTACCATGGACTGATCTGCTGGCGGGGAAACCGGTAACGGTGAAGGTTCCCTACCAAACCGATGAACCCAATGAAAAAGGAACCTGGACCATTCAATTTAAACCCCTTGCCCGGTAACTCTCTATAATTTTTCGTCAGCAGGCAGGGGGATGGCAAAATAAACGCCCTCCTGTTCTGCCAGCCCTGGCTCCCCTTTTTTGCCCTGGCCGGCATGCATTGGAAATTCATTTACAGGAGAAATTTATTATTGAAAACAAGACCAGGCTCTTGATCGTGTTTTCCGTTTTTTTAATGCAGGCTGAGTGAAACGTATGCAGGATCCTGAGGGCAGTTTGCGGAAATACGTTTTCGCTTTTATCTTGAACCCAGAGAAATAAAGTTTGGAAAATTATGAGCATATGCTTATAATTGCAGAAAATTTTTTCCTGTGGCAAGGCGTAAAATGATTCGGCATATCTGCTGCAGACCGGAAGGGAATCTGTACAAACCTGCCGGCATATCTATGGGCAGGTTGGCGATGGAGCGGCTTACTCTTGATGAATTTGAAGCCATTCGCCTGGCTGATTATGAAGGATTGTATCACGAACAGGCAGCAAAAGAAATGGGTATCTCGCGGGCTACCTTCGGAAGAATTCTTGAAGAGGCCCGTAAAAAGCTTGCTTCAGCCATAGTTAACGGCCATGCCTTTCTCATAGAAGGAGGTCCGGTAACGTATCATGAACATGGACGCGGTTGTTGTAACAGGATCATCTTTGAAGAAAATGCTATACACAAACAAAAGGAGGATACAAAATGAAAAAAGTAGCTGTTCCCAGCAGGGGAAACATGGTAGATGAGCATTTCGGGCATTGCGAAGCTTTTACGGTTTATCACATCGACGACAGGAATAGCATAACCGGCAAGGAAACGGTTCAGTCTCCGCAAGGATGCGGTTGCCGGTCGAATATTGCTTCCGACCTGGCAGCCCGGGGTGTAACCGTTATGCTGGTAGGAGGTCTTGGACAAGGTGCCAGAAATGTTTTGAATCAGGCAGGTATTGAAGTGTACAGTGGTTTTTCCGGTCCGGCCGACGAAGCCGTGCAACGTTTTCTCAACGGATTTACGGGAGACCATTCTACCTGTGCCGAACATCAGCATCATCACCAACACGGCCATGGTTGCAAACATTAAGCCCGGATTGCGCATTAGGAGTGTAAGCGAACTGATGCGCAGTGCGCTGGTCTTGCGCGAAAGCATCCGGGCAAATCCCGCTGAAACGCAGTGAAAGCGGCCGATTAAGCCCGGATTGCGCAGCAGGAGTGTAAGCGAACTGCTGCGCAGTGCGCTGGTTTTGCGCGAAAGCATCCGGGCAAATCCCGCTGGAACGCAGTGAAAGCGGCCGATTAAGCCCGGATTGCGCAGCAGGAGTGTAAGCGAACTGCTGCGCAATGATTATCAACACAACAGCTGGTTGGCGCTAGCGCCAACCAGCTGTTGTGTTCACCAAGACCCAACCCATCACAAAGAGATCAGAATTTTTCCTGCCGACATATTATCAAGATACCGGGGGATTGCCTTCTGAACTTCTTCCAGAGGTACTTTTTCCCTGATGGTAATGTGATGTTCTCTGGCAAGAAAACGTCCTGCCTCCCTCACCATTTTAATCAGGCACAGCAGGTTCTGTTCTTCCAGATAATGCCCCAGAAAAAAACCGGTTACTGTTTTGTTGGCAGAAATCAATGTACGGGGATGTATTTCAAGTTTTTCTCCCGATAATGTGCCGTATATTATTGATTTTGAATTTTCTGGCATCAACGATAAAATAACGTCATGCATTTCCCCTCCCACCGGATCAAGAAAAAGAGTAGGAGAAAATGCAAGTATTGCTTCACGTAATATGCCATAATAGTCTGGATTATTTGTGTTTATAACAATCCCCCCGCTCAGGGTTTTCAGCCTTTTTTCCTGTTTTTCATTTCGTACCAGATTGATAACGGTTATCTTTTCCCGTTCCATAAGCTGAAGAACCATTTGTCCCAGCGCACTGCCTGCGGCCTGACTGATGATGGCACGATGCTTTCCGCGCACGGCTATGTTGCGGAAAGCAAGAGCTGTCATTGGATTGACAAAGAGCATCGAACCCTGTTCATCGGTAATTTTTTCCGGAAGAGGAAAACACCTCGATGCTTTGGTAACCATATATTCAGCCCATGTTCCACTGAAGGAATAAGTCGCATTGCAGGCCACCCTCTTCCCTTTCAGGAAGGCAGGCAAAATGCCCTTGCCTGCTCCTACAACAGTCCCCGATCCTTCAAGGCCCGGGACAAAGTGGATGATTTCTTCTTCCTGAACCGATTTCAGCCGGTTGATATCGGAGGGATTGATGGGGGCAAAGGCCATTTTTATCAGCACTTCCCCCTTTCCGGGTTCCGGCACCGCCACTTCGCGCACTTCCAATTCCCCTTCCTTGCTTTTGAGGAACAGGGATTTCATCTTTTTGGGCATTCTATTAGAATCCATAAAAGGTAATTCGTTTTTGTGATCTGTAAAAATTTATTAAATCATTCATTTCAAAGTATTTTCTTTTTCTTTCGATTTTAAATTACGACTTATAAGAAAAGTGCCTCACAATAAAGAAAAAAAATACAAAAAATTATCATACTAAAATCGGGCAATTTTTTGAACAGATATATTTTGCGAAACTGAAGTTATTCCTCCTGATGCAAAAGTAAATGAAAGCATGAAAAAAAAGAAAAACATACGGTAAAATAACTTTCCCGTTTCCTAACACCAGTTAAATAAACCGAATAACAGAAAAATATGCATAAACATCTCTATTTTATTAAGTTTATTAATAAATTTACGGCATGAAAAGAGGTTCCCGTTTTTTGTTACTCCTGTTATTTCTTTATTATCCGTTTCTTGATTTTTCACAACGATCAGCTACGGAGAATTTCTCCATTCATCAGCATGCTCAATCTGATACAAAGGCAAAAAATACCGATACATGCTTTTCTGATTATCTGCAAAATTTATTTAGTTTCGGAAATGCAAATTCCGGCAGGATAAATCGTATACCGGTCGCTATCAGAATGATAAAGCAATGGGAATCCTGCGTGTCGTATAAATTGTCCGGACTCTTTCTGTCTGAAAAATATTGCAAAGACTATATTCACCGATCAGGGCTTATATGTATTAATCTCGATATCCCGGTAATTATTTTTCCCTTTAACACCTTCTGGTGATTTTCTTTTTTCCTGCGTATCAGCTTTTGTTTTATTAATCTTCTGATTATCAACTACGCAGGAGTTGGCATTTTTATTCATATTTAAAATCCAAAATTGTAAAAAAATGAACGCATTGATTGTTATTATAATTTCTCTTATAGCCTTATCAATGATAGCATTCCTGATATTTCAGAGTGTACGGCGAAAAAAAAGGCTTATTAAAGAACTGTTAGATTTTGCAGCAGAAATTGGTTGTACAATAACTGTGTATGATATCTGGGGCGATACCAGGATCGGTGTTGACAGAGAAAAAAGATATCTTTTTTTTATCCGCAGATTTGACGATTCTTTTTTCAAGACAGCGATAGATATTAATAATGTTTCTGTTTGCA contains these protein-coding regions:
- a CDS encoding DUF134 domain-containing protein, which translates into the protein MIRHICCRPEGNLYKPAGISMGRLAMERLTLDEFEAIRLADYEGLYHEQAAKEMGISRATFGRILEEARKKLASAIVNGHAFLIEGGPVTYHEHGRGCCNRIIFEENAIHKQKEDTK
- a CDS encoding dinitrogenase iron-molybdenum cofactor biosynthesis protein; this encodes MKKVAVPSRGNMVDEHFGHCEAFTVYHIDDRNSITGKETVQSPQGCGCRSNIASDLAARGVTVMLVGGLGQGARNVLNQAGIEVYSGFSGPADEAVQRFLNGFTGDHSTCAEHQHHHQHGHGCKH
- a CDS encoding zinc-binding dehydrogenase, whose product is MDSNRMPKKMKSLFLKSKEGELEVREVAVPEPGKGEVLIKMAFAPINPSDINRLKSVQEEEIIHFVPGLEGSGTVVGAGKGILPAFLKGKRVACNATYSFSGTWAEYMVTKASRCFPLPEKITDEQGSMLFVNPMTALAFRNIAVRGKHRAIISQAAGSALGQMVLQLMEREKITVINLVRNEKQEKRLKTLSGGIVINTNNPDYYGILREAILAFSPTLFLDPVGGEMHDVILSLMPENSKSIIYGTLSGEKLEIHPRTLISANKTVTGFFLGHYLEEQNLLCLIKMVREAGRFLAREHHITIREKVPLEEVQKAIPRYLDNMSAGKILISL